The following proteins are co-located in the Pseudoalteromonas ulvae UL12 genome:
- a CDS encoding TonB-dependent receptor, giving the protein MLQVNLLARAVTLGLASSAIISTFSTQVIAAEAEATIERVQVTGSRILREGAIAPSPVTSISGKELLSTGAMNIGEALNELPSLANTYSLANSGNYIGTAGLNLLDLRGMGANRTLVLIDGKRHVSSSAGSASVDTNTIPTAWVDSVEIITGGASAVYGADAVTGVVNFRLKKDITGLDVSLTAGKAEDNPYKNSKLSFSYGADYAEGRGNAAIAFELSSQNALNATERDLTRTPYMAVRNPADGDTKDENGQTIHDGIPDRITVANTGWFDSSIAGNFYLSQEDGINWYIFNPDGSVRPQNLGTTYGEWGRCTNCELLNLKEYNDLQPDFDRYNISIKTNYDINDDVQFYADAKYVNSQANSEGQPSFFEYGSALTITADNAYIDDSLRTLMQQNQQEAIYVHRFNKDAGRRLEKNERETVRFVSGFDGYLNDDWGFDTYFVHGETTLEQTNYNNLIRKNFAQSIDAILVDGQAVCRDEQARAAGCVPTSIFGHGAVNEQAKQWFNTTSISESTITQQVFNASVSNSALFDLPAGVVGFAAGIEYRKEQSDSVPDEFAATGATFLNSLQEEHGKFNVKEIFAEFTVPLIADQFLIQDLVFDFAIRYADYSSIGDATSWKTGLDWTIDEEVRVRSTYSIALRAPNIGELFGPQNQTYFRVDDPCSAQYAQSAIRVQNCAALGIPADFDPTATASSIEGLSGGNPDLQPEESTSFTVGLVYEPQMVDGFVLTLDYWSIEIDDAISSVSAQNILDRCVDSSTGIDNQFCQLIERDPNNHELKLITSISQNVAAQNASGIDFEIGYDFEALAGNFKTKLVGTYLKSRKTYSFQDNPHDFEENAGTVGEAKWQQNFSVEYQQDEWTANWKTRYLSDVDLYNQQDLITNPDPSDIMYYGSYFVSDISVAYAFDSGVSVSVGVDNVFDRDLPGVTTGTGAGSASYDNLGRFYYSSVSYRF; this is encoded by the coding sequence ATGTTGCAAGTTAATTTACTGGCGCGCGCTGTCACTTTGGGTTTGGCTTCAAGTGCCATTATTTCTACATTCAGCACACAGGTCATCGCGGCTGAAGCCGAGGCTACTATTGAGCGAGTTCAAGTCACAGGATCACGCATTCTTCGTGAAGGTGCAATTGCGCCATCTCCAGTCACATCAATCAGTGGTAAAGAACTATTATCAACCGGAGCGATGAATATTGGTGAGGCTCTAAATGAACTGCCTTCATTAGCAAATACCTATTCACTGGCTAACTCTGGCAATTATATTGGCACAGCAGGGCTTAATTTACTCGATTTGCGTGGTATGGGTGCAAATAGAACACTGGTTTTGATTGATGGCAAACGCCATGTATCAAGTAGTGCAGGTTCTGCATCGGTCGATACCAATACCATTCCGACAGCTTGGGTTGATTCAGTTGAAATCATTACGGGTGGAGCATCGGCAGTATACGGTGCCGATGCGGTAACGGGTGTGGTGAACTTTAGGCTTAAAAAAGACATCACAGGACTTGATGTTAGCCTTACAGCTGGCAAGGCAGAAGATAACCCGTACAAGAATAGCAAATTGAGCTTTTCTTATGGAGCCGATTATGCCGAAGGGCGTGGTAATGCGGCCATTGCGTTTGAGCTATCGAGCCAAAATGCACTCAATGCGACAGAGCGTGATTTGACTCGTACGCCTTATATGGCAGTCAGAAACCCAGCAGATGGCGATACTAAAGATGAAAATGGCCAAACCATTCATGATGGTATTCCAGATCGCATCACTGTGGCCAATACTGGTTGGTTTGATAGCTCAATTGCAGGTAATTTTTATCTTTCACAAGAAGATGGGATTAATTGGTACATCTTTAATCCTGATGGATCTGTCCGACCACAAAATTTAGGCACGACATACGGTGAATGGGGTCGTTGTACTAACTGTGAATTGTTGAACTTAAAAGAGTATAACGATCTTCAGCCTGATTTTGACCGCTACAACATTAGCATTAAAACAAATTACGACATCAACGATGATGTGCAATTTTATGCAGATGCAAAATACGTCAATAGCCAAGCAAACAGTGAAGGTCAACCATCATTTTTTGAATACGGCTCAGCACTGACCATTACTGCGGATAATGCTTATATTGATGACAGCTTACGCACCCTGATGCAACAAAATCAGCAAGAAGCCATTTATGTACATCGTTTTAATAAAGATGCAGGGCGTCGCTTAGAAAAAAATGAGCGCGAAACAGTGCGATTCGTGAGCGGCTTTGATGGTTATTTAAATGACGATTGGGGATTTGATACTTATTTTGTGCACGGTGAAACGACCCTTGAGCAAACAAATTACAATAATTTAATCCGTAAAAACTTTGCACAAAGCATTGATGCTATTTTAGTGGACGGTCAAGCGGTTTGCCGTGATGAGCAAGCACGTGCCGCGGGCTGTGTACCAACGAGTATTTTTGGTCACGGTGCCGTCAATGAGCAAGCGAAGCAATGGTTTAATACTACTTCAATCTCTGAATCAACCATTACGCAGCAAGTATTCAATGCCAGTGTTTCTAACAGTGCCTTGTTTGATTTACCTGCTGGTGTAGTAGGTTTTGCCGCGGGTATCGAATATCGTAAAGAGCAAAGCGACAGTGTGCCAGATGAATTTGCAGCGACAGGTGCTACATTCTTAAACTCTTTACAAGAAGAGCACGGCAAGTTTAATGTCAAAGAAATTTTCGCAGAATTTACTGTGCCTTTGATTGCTGATCAGTTTTTGATTCAAGATTTAGTTTTTGATTTTGCAATTCGCTATGCTGATTACAGTTCAATTGGTGATGCAACAAGCTGGAAGACAGGTCTTGACTGGACGATTGATGAAGAAGTGCGTGTAAGAAGCACGTATTCAATCGCACTCAGAGCGCCTAATATTGGTGAGTTATTTGGCCCGCAAAACCAAACGTATTTCCGTGTGGACGATCCGTGTAGTGCGCAATATGCACAATCTGCGATTCGTGTACAAAACTGTGCCGCGCTTGGGATCCCTGCGGATTTTGATCCGACCGCCACTGCGTCGAGCATTGAAGGATTAAGCGGAGGCAATCCAGACTTGCAACCTGAAGAGTCAACTAGCTTTACTGTTGGTTTGGTATACGAGCCACAAATGGTTGATGGTTTTGTGCTCACGCTTGATTACTGGTCAATCGAAATTGACGATGCTATTTCAAGTGTATCAGCGCAAAATATTCTTGATCGTTGTGTTGATTCATCAACGGGTATCGACAATCAATTTTGTCAGTTGATTGAGCGTGATCCTAACAATCATGAGCTAAAACTAATTACTTCCATTAGCCAAAATGTCGCAGCACAAAATGCCAGCGGGATAGACTTTGAGATAGGTTATGATTTTGAAGCTCTGGCTGGTAATTTTAAAACTAAATTGGTAGGTACGTATTTAAAATCACGTAAAACGTATTCATTCCAAGATAATCCACATGATTTTGAAGAAAATGCCGGCACTGTAGGCGAAGCCAAGTGGCAGCAAAACTTCAGTGTGGAATATCAACAAGATGAATGGACAGCCAATTGGAAAACCCGTTACCTAAGTGATGTGGATTTATATAATCAACAAGACTTAATAACGAACCCAGATCCTTCCGACATCATGTATTACGGCAGTTATTTTGTCTCAGATATCAGTGTTGCGTACGCATTTGATTCTGGGGTAAGTGTGTCTGTTGGCGTTGATAATGTTTTTGATCGCGATTTGCCAGGTGTTACAACTGGCACTGGGGCGGGTAGTGCCAGTTATGACAATTTAGGTCGTTTCTATTACAGCTCAGTCTCGTATCGTTTTTAA
- a CDS encoding efflux RND transporter periplasmic adaptor subunit, whose translation MTRFSSLWPTSLLAVSVLSLLTACSEKQPDAAAHAMPPAMVSVLSVQPTTAEFSIELPATLSGSKEVEVRARVAGILESRNFSEGEKVQKGQSLFTLDLQPFLLDESLNEAQLQAAQARLDQANREVNRLQTLRKERSVSQRDYDNAVSEREIAQAELKSSQTRLKEAQLNLQYARVESPVSGVLGREFVSEGTYVPGPELLLTQITQLDPIRLRFGLSEREQLGMREDVAAGQLILPENGHWTTHIKLQSGRMYPLAGSVNFSDVRINPSTGTSEMQAIMPNPDYQLRPGQFVTVILSGAKRDNAIVVPQRAVLDNGMGKFVYRMLKNDQGHTIASPTPVEIGEWTAQSQTGDSGNFWIIRKGLNAGDQVIVDGMARIFFPGMPVALAADTAAKE comes from the coding sequence ATGACACGTTTTTCGTCCCTTTGGCCCACCTCTTTATTAGCTGTTTCAGTCTTGAGCCTGCTGACAGCTTGTTCTGAAAAACAACCTGATGCAGCCGCACACGCGATGCCACCGGCCATGGTCTCTGTGTTGTCAGTTCAACCAACGACTGCTGAGTTTTCGATTGAACTTCCGGCCACCTTGTCTGGTTCAAAAGAAGTCGAAGTCAGAGCCCGTGTAGCTGGCATTTTAGAGTCACGTAACTTCTCAGAAGGTGAAAAAGTCCAAAAGGGGCAATCGCTTTTCACCCTTGATTTGCAACCTTTTTTACTAGACGAATCCCTGAATGAAGCACAACTTCAGGCTGCGCAAGCTCGTCTTGATCAAGCCAATCGTGAAGTAAACCGCCTACAAACATTACGTAAAGAGCGCTCAGTTTCACAAAGAGATTACGATAATGCCGTCTCCGAACGTGAGATAGCACAAGCCGAGCTAAAATCGAGTCAGACACGCTTAAAAGAAGCGCAACTGAATTTACAATATGCCCGCGTTGAATCCCCTGTCAGTGGAGTGCTGGGCAGAGAGTTTGTCTCTGAAGGGACATACGTGCCCGGCCCCGAATTATTACTCACGCAAATTACGCAACTTGACCCGATCCGTTTACGCTTTGGTTTATCTGAGCGAGAACAACTCGGTATGCGAGAAGATGTCGCTGCTGGGCAGTTAATTTTGCCAGAAAATGGCCATTGGACCACGCACATTAAACTACAAAGTGGCCGCATGTACCCGCTTGCAGGTTCAGTCAACTTTAGTGACGTGCGCATTAATCCTTCGACTGGTACCAGTGAAATGCAAGCCATTATGCCGAATCCTGATTACCAATTACGCCCAGGACAGTTTGTGACTGTCATTTTAAGTGGCGCTAAACGCGACAATGCGATTGTGGTGCCGCAACGTGCCGTTTTAGATAATGGCATGGGAAAATTTGTTTACCGTATGCTTAAAAATGATCAAGGACACACAATTGCCAGCCCCACTCCTGTGGAGATTGGTGAGTGGACAGCACAAAGCCAAACGGGCGATAGTGGCAATTTCTGGATTATTCGAAAAGGACTAAACGCAGGTGATCAGGTCATCGTTGATGGGATGGCTCGAATCTTTTTCCCTGGTATGCCAGTAGCATTAGCTGCTGACACCGCAGCGAAGGAATAA
- a CDS encoding TetR/AcrR family transcriptional regulator, which yields MVRSIDKHNDVLCAAITEFAQKGMVATTMEAIAKRANVSKRTLYKHYSSKDALFDAVVSLLLARIESLCCVAYDAELDIGVQLKQLAHLSVSLSADQDYLRLSKIVIIESMRSQSRAKKLDEQFKNCEVGLQVWFTQAKEAGALGDYDPRFIASLFFGGIKKLTFWDQAIRWQPALPEDELEQFISQTCQLFSSGLKG from the coding sequence ATGGTTAGAAGTATAGATAAACATAACGATGTGTTATGTGCTGCAATCACTGAGTTTGCACAAAAAGGCATGGTAGCAACTACGATGGAAGCTATCGCCAAACGGGCAAACGTATCAAAACGAACACTATATAAGCATTATTCATCTAAAGATGCACTCTTTGATGCGGTGGTGTCACTATTATTAGCACGGATTGAGAGTTTATGTTGCGTGGCGTATGACGCTGAGCTTGATATTGGGGTGCAACTAAAACAATTGGCACACTTGTCAGTCTCATTGAGTGCTGATCAAGATTACCTGCGCTTATCAAAAATTGTCATCATTGAATCAATGCGCAGCCAAAGCCGTGCAAAAAAATTAGATGAACAATTCAAAAATTGTGAAGTGGGCTTACAAGTATGGTTCACTCAGGCTAAAGAAGCCGGTGCACTTGGAGACTATGATCCGCGTTTTATTGCCTCCTTATTTTTCGGTGGCATTAAGAAACTCACTTTTTGGGATCAAGCGATCCGTTGGCAGCCAGCATTGCCAGAGGATGAGTTAGAACAATTCATTTCACAAACATGTCAGTTATTTAGCTCAGGTTTGAAGGGCTGA